The proteins below are encoded in one region of Opisthocomus hoazin isolate bOpiHoa1 chromosome 26, bOpiHoa1.hap1, whole genome shotgun sequence:
- the RARA gene encoding retinoic acid receptor alpha — MVYTCHRDKNCVINKVTRNRCQYCRLQKCFEVGMSKESVRNDRNKKKKEAPKAECSESSLVTPEVEELIEKVRKAHQETFPALCQLGKYTTNNSSEQRVSLDIDLWDKFSELSTKCIIKTVEFAKQLPGFTTLTIADQITLLKAACLDILILRICTRYTPEQDTMTFSDGLTLNRTQMHNAGFGPLTDLVFAFANQLLPLEMDDAETGLLSAICLICGDRQDLEQPDKVDKLQEPLLEALKIYVRKRRPNRPHMFPKMLMKITDLRSISAKGAERVITLKMEIPGSMPPLIQEMLENSEGMDTLGGQAGGPRAGSLGPPPGSCSPSLSPSSNRSSPATHSP; from the exons ATGGTGTACACGTGCCACCGCGACAAGAACTGCGTCATCAACAAGGTGACGCGCAACCGCTGCCAGTACTGCCGCCTCCAGAAGTGCTTCGAAGTCGGCATGTCCAAGGAGT CCGTCCGCAACGACCGCaacaagaagaagaaggaggcGCCGAAGGCGGAGTGCTCGGAGAGCTCCCTGGTGACGCCCGAGGTGGAGGAGCTGATCGAGAAGGTGCGCAAAGCCCACCAGGAGACCTTCCCCGCGCTCTGCCAGCTCGGCAAGTACACTACG AACAACAGCTCGGAGCAGCGCGTCTCGCTGGACATCGACCTGTGGGACAAGTTCAGCGAGCTGTCCACCAAGTGCATCATCAAGACGGTGGAGTTCGCCAAGCAGCTCCCCGGCTTCACCACGCTCACCATCGCCGACCAGATCACGCTGCTCAAGGCCGCCTGCCTCGACATCCTG ATCCTGCGGATCTGCACGCGCTACACACCGGAGCAGGACACCATGACCTTCTCGGACGGGCTGACGCTCAACCGGACGCAGATGCACAACGCCGGCTTCGGGCCCCTCACCGACCTGGTCTTCGCCTTCGCCAAccagctgctgccgctggagATGGACGACGCCGAGACGGGGCTGCTCAGCGCCATCTGCCTCATCTGCGGAG accgcCAGGACCTGGAGCAGCCCGACAAGGTGGACAAGCTGCAGGAGCCGCTGCTGGAGGCGCTGAAGATCTacgtgaggaagaggaggcccaACAGACCCCACATGTTCCCCAAGATGCTCATGAAGATCACGGATCTCCGCAGCATCAGCGCCAAGG GCGCCGAGCGGGTGATCACGCTGAAGATGGAGATCCCGGGGTCGATGCCGCCCCTCATCCAGGAGATGCTGGAGAACTCGGAGGGCATGGACACGCTgggggggcaggcgggcggcccccgcgccggcagcctggggccccccccgggcagctgcagccccagcctctcgCCCAGCTCCAACCGCAGCAGCCCGGCCACCCACTCGCCGTGA